The sequence GAAAAGCATAAACCCAGTTCGGCGTCTTACATGGGGCCCCGGTAGAGCAATTGGACAGTCAAAGAAATCAGGTGACACTTCCCTCGACTACGGGTAGTGTCACCGTCAGGTTATATAAAACAGCTGTAAGTTTTAAGTTGTCAGCTGTCAGAGGAAACCAGGAAAGTCTCAAAACTTTAAAAGCAAAGCCTTTGACTTACCCCCGTTGCTCTTGAGGTCGCACCTGCCAGCACGATCACTGAACCGTAGCCCGACCGCAACCGCCACGGAGACATTCCGCGTTTGCCTCAAGGCAAACTCCCCGGCAGCACAGTTGAACAGAAACAATCCAGACCGCGAAAAAAGCCCCCGTCAAGGGAGCCGTTTTCTGCATACTCTTTTATGGCTCAATAAAAGAGTATGGCGGAGTGCGCGGCCGCGACCGCGCGGTTCTTCCTGGCTTCTGTCTTCAGGGGGACACGTCCCTGTACTTCGGGTCGTGTCCCTGTCATACCAATCAAGGTCGCCGGTATGGCCCTGCAAAGACACCCAATTCAGTCTCTTGCGCCGGTGAGCGCCGTCGAGCAACGGATTAATCTGGCTTTTTTGGCAATCGATGCCGGTTCGCCGCAAACATCCGGTAACCGATACGGGAGAAGAGGTTGATCCCCGGCAGGCCGGTCATAATAGCGAGAAGATGGTAATGAGCTCCGGGCAGCTGACGCCAGATCAACCGGAAAGCGTCGACTCCGACATGGAAGGTTCCGTCTCGATCCTGAACGTGCAGCTGCTCCATGAATTCATCGAGATTTTTTCCATAAGCAGCAGGATCAAATCCGGGATCGTTGATATTGACATACTCAAGGTCGACCCCGTCTTCGATCTTCATATAATGGCTGATCTCAGCATCGCAAACCCGACAACTGGCATCGTAAAAAATCTTGATCTTTTCAT comes from Desulfuromonas sp. and encodes:
- a CDS encoding DUF393 domain-containing protein, producing MATMENEKIKIFYDASCRVCDAEISHYMKIEDGVDLEYVNINDPGFDPAAYGKNLDEFMEQLHVQDRDGTFHVGVDAFRLIWRQLPGAHYHLLAIMTGLPGINLFSRIGYRMFAANRHRLPKKPD